CTATTTGGACCGGCGTAGCATTCCAACGGTGCTAGCCTGGGCATCTTCTCCTGACAAAGCCTATCCATTCGTAGGGTTTGACAACAAGGCCGCCATGCGCGGCTTGGCTGATAAGGTGATCGAGATGGGACACCGTCGGATTGGGGTAATCTCTGGTGTGATTGCGGGCAATGACCGAGCGGCAGGCCGACTGGCAGGGATCAAAGAAAGCTGGCAGTCGCACGGGTTTGATATCGAGAACCTTGCGATCATCGAAACCCCTTACGATATCGAAGGTGGTGGAAAAGCATTCGAAAAGCTAATGGCGGCAGATTTGAAGCCAACAGTCATAATGTGCGGAAACGACGTCCTTGCGACAGGCGCGATATCAAAGGCCCGTGAGATGGGCTTGGGTGTTCCGCATGATGTTTCTGTAACTGGGTTTGATGATATCGAACTGGCCCGTTGTGTCTGGCCACCCCTGACAACCGTACATGTTCCGCACCGGCAAATGGGACGTGAAGCAGCAAATTCATTGATCGACTTGATTGAGAAGCGCTCCACAAACATCAGCCGCGAACTCAATGTATCAATCGTAATGCGCGGTTCTCTGGTCGGCCTTTAAGCGAACAGCAGGCATGTTCATGGCGCGCTGTTTGTTCCACGAGATCGGTGTCACGCCACAATGGACTTAGCGCAAAAGCCCTAACCAGTCCTCTCAACCAAGTTTCTGGGTGTCTCGACGCGGGGAAACAGACTTGGAGAAAGTATCGCCACATACGTCCAATCAAAGATTTCATTTGATCTAATTGAAAATTTACGGCAAGGACACTGCAATCATTTTCCAACTATGGCAGAAATCAAATGGAAGTCAGTGTTCGCGACAACAATGTCGATCAAGCTCTACGTGCGCTTAAGAAAAAACTACAGCGCGAGGGCGTGTTTCGTGAGATGAGACTCAAAGAGCATTTCGAAAAGCCATCAGTGCGTAAAGCTCGTGAGAAAAAAGAAGCAATCAGCCGTCAGCGCAAACTTGCTCGCAAAAAAGCTCAGCGCGAAGGTATGCTTTAATAGCACCCGAGCATACACGCGTTTAAAGGAGCTCAACTACATGATTGAGCATTTCTGAAATCACGCAGGTATACCTCTGAGTTGTCTAGCTGTAACTATGCCCTGCGAGTTCTGCTCGCGGGGCATGTTCTTTTGTTGGCAAAGAATGCGTTGAATGCCCTGTCGCACGAGCTGCAGGAGGCATATTTGGTGCGCCACTTCCTCACAACCATCCAAGAACAGCGCTGTCCTGCTTCATCCCACATGAAATCATGTGAGGCAAATGGTCAGCCTGAACCGTTGTTGCAAAAATCCTAAATACCGTTACACACCTATTTCATATTGTAGGCAGCTGTCGCTTTGCACCTAAAACTGTAAACTTTTGAAAGACCTAGCTCCCATGCTTGGAAAAATCTTTAAGCGATTTCGCAAGATAGATGACGATATCATCATCTGTCCGTCGTCATATAAAGTTGGACATCAGATCGGCTTGAGCACAGGAGGCTCTGGTTCGTTCGTGTGATTGATTATGCTGCTTGTTTTTGATGTTGCAAGCGGCGTTGGCGGATTGTTTGGCTTTTGATCTTCTCCCTTTCCCTCAAAATGGCTTTATCGCGCCCGAAGTAGACGTCAGCGGGTGTGACGTTGTTCAGGCTCTCGTGGTAGCGCTGGTTGTTGTAATACTCGACAAAAGCCCCGATCTGACGCTCGAGATCGCCGGGCAGGTAATAGTTTTCCAGCAGAACACGGTTCTTCATGGTCTGGTGCCAGCGCTCGATCTTACCTTGCGTTTGCGGGTGGAGCGGTGCTCCGCGAACGTGATCCATTCTTTGCCCTTCCAGCCACTCAGCCAGATCGCCAGAGATGTAGCAGGAGCCGTTATCGCTGAGCAGGCGCGGCTTGTGCCGAACAGTGGCTTGATCACAACCGGATGCAGCCAATGCCAGCTCGATCGTGTCTGTTACGTCCTCAGCACGCATATTTGTGCAGAGTTTCCATGCAATGATGTAGCGGCTGTAATCGTCCAGGATTGTGCTCAGATAATACCAGCCCCAGCCGATGATCTTAAAGTAGGTAAAATCAGTCTGCCACATCTCGTTGATAGCTGTGGTTTTGTCTGTGAACTCGTCAGCAGCCTTGATCACCACATAATCAGGCGCAGTGATCAGGTCAGCTGCTTTTAGAATGCGGTAAGCTGATGATTCAGAGACAAAATACCGCTTCTCATCCGTGTATTTGACGGCAAGCTCGCGTGTCGACAACGCCTCGTGCTCCAATGCAAACTCGATCAAATCATCGCGCCTGACGTCTGGGATACGGTTCCAGACAGACTTGGGACGCGGCGAATGATCCGCCAACGCGTCCAGACCACCATCGAGATAAAGATCGTACCATCGATAAAATGTGCTGCGCGGAATGCACAGCATATCAAGCGTCTGTTTGACTGGCAGGTGTGAGCCTTCGACGGTGCGGATGATCTCAAGCTTCTCGGATGCTGGATACCTCATTCCTCGTATCCCCCATTTCCTGTCATGCTTTTTTTGAGCAGCCGGTTTTCAAGAGTCAGATCCGCCACGCACTCTTTCAATGCCAGCGACTCTGAACGCAGCTCCTTCACTTCTGGCGACGTCGCCTGACGCGCAGTGTCCCCAGACAGACGTCGCTTGCCTGCCTCAAGGAATTCCTTAGACCAGCTATAATACAGGCTCTCAGCGATCCCCTCACGACGGCACAACACAGAAATACTTTCCTCGCCACGCAGACCTGCCAAAACAATGCGGATCTTCTCCTCCGCTGAATAGGTTTGCCGTGTCTTGCGGCGGATGTTCTTAACCACCTTGTCGGCGGCATCTTTCGATGTGGTAGGCTTCTTTGTCATCTCGATCTCCTAATCGATAAGATGAACCAGAAATCCTCCGTTGTTCAAATGCTCAGATCTGTCCAGCAGGGGCTGACGTCAGACAAGATTATTTGCCGGACAAAGCGGCACTCATTCTAAACTGAAGCTGGTTGGCATCGAGAAAGCGGATCAAAGCGCACTCTCCGCAACCATATTCTTGACCTATATCAACGCATCCCACGTGAACACATTCCATTGTCTCGATGTAAAGTGGAGGGATACTTATGACGGATACGTTTGGCACGCCATCACGGCGGGGCTTTTTGGGCTTGGCTTTGGGCGCTGGCGCATTTGGGTTGGCGGGCGCAGGCAAAGCAGCCCCACGACAGGTAAAGACCAATGCAAACATACTCATTCTTGGCGCTGGTGCAGCAGGAGCAGCACTTGCAAACCGTTTGATCGAGCGGCTTGACGGGGCCACGATCACGCTTGTCGATGGGCGCCGCGAACATTGGTATCAGCCGGGGTTCTCGTTGATTGCAGCAGGGCTCAAACCGGCCAGCTACTCTGTGACCCAAACAACAGACTGGCTGCCTTCGGATGTAACATTGAAACAGGATTGGGCCGCCAATATTGACCCCGAAGCTCGTAAAGTCGCGCTCGCTGGGGGAGAAGTGCTCAGCTATGATTATCTGATCGTTGCAACAGGACTTTCTCTTGATCACGACGCAATCGAAGGGTTTAGTTTGGATATGGTGGGCCAAGACGGCATTGGCGCACTCTATGCTGGGCCTGATTATGCCGCAAAAACTTGGCAGGCAGCCTCTAAATTCACGGAAGACGGCGGCGTTGGACTTTTTACGCGCCCAGCCACCGAGATGAAGTGTGCGGGCGCTCCCCTCAAGCACACCTTCCTGATTGACGATCTGGCCCGAAAGGCTGGCTCGCGTGGCAAGATGGACGTCCACTACATGGCCAACAACAACAGCTTGTTTGGCGTACCTATTGTCTCCGAGAAGGTGCGGATGCTGTTTGGCGACAGAGGGATCACCCCTGACTATTCTCATGTTTTAACAGGTATTGATGCGGGCTCAAAGCGCGCACGGTTTGATACGCCCGAAGGCTCTGTGGAGCGTGACTATGATTACATCCACATCATCCCCCCCCAGCGCGCACCTGACGTGGTGCGCCAGTCGGGTCTGAGCTGGGCAGATAAGTGGGTTGGCGAAGGCTGGATGGAAGTGGACAAGGCCAGTTTGCGCCACCTGCGCTACCCAGAGGTTTTCGCGCTTGGCGATGTGGCGGGCGTGCCCAAGGGCAAGACGGCTGCCAGCGTGAAGTGGCAAGTGCCTGTGGTCGAGGAACACCTTGTCGCGCAGATTGCGGGCGACACGACAGATGCGGCCTACAACGGCTATACCTCCTGCCCCCTGATCACCCAAGTGGGCCGCGCGATGCTGGTTGAGTTTGATTACAACAACAACTTAACGCCCAGCTTTCCCGGCATTATCGCCCCGCTTGAAGAACTGTGGATCAGCTGGCTGATGAAAGAAGTTGCCTTGAAAGCCACATATAACGCCATGCTGCGCGGCAAGGCTTGAGGAGAACGCTATGCAAGATCTTACATTTACTACGCTGATTGCCGTCTTTGAGGAAATCTTCGGACGCGGGCTTTTCTGGGCCATGGTTGTCGCGGCATTGATCGTGACGGCGCTCTATCTCTTTGTGCTGATCCGTGACCGCGCTGTAAGCTGGAAAAAATTTCTCTGGGCACAGCTTTCGATGCCTTTCGGAGCGATTGCCGCTGTGCTGTTTGTTCAGGGCATGACACGATCGGGATTTGCCGACATTGGCGGACCGATTGATGTCATCGTTCTGCTTGCGGTGGCTGCAGGCGGGGCCGTAGGCATGGCGATTTTAGTTTACACGATCGAGTCTCTCTTTTGGCGGCAAGGCGGCGAGGGATAAGCCCCGCCGCCCCTATTCACTCTGCCGCGACGGCTTTCATAAAGCGGTCGCGGATTATGACTGGGTCCATTGTAATCACGGGCATCTTGGCGTTGCCGCTGTCGCATTTCACGACCATCACCGTCATTTCGCCACTGTCCAGTGCCTCTTGCAGCACGCGGCCTGTGTCTACATCGCGGCACTCGATCACGCGCTCGCAACCGCAGGCCTCGGCCACTTTGGCAAGCGAGGTTTTCTTTCCTGTATAGGTCGGTTGATCGCCGGTAGAGCCATAAGAACCATTGTCGATGATCATCAGGATGTAGTTGTTGGCAATATTGTTGGCGATGGTCGGCAAAGTTCCCATGTTGGTGAGAATAGACCCATCACCGTCGATCACGATTACAGGCTTAGGTTGTGCAAGAGCGAGGCCAAGACCGATGCTTGAGGCCAAACCCATAGTGCCAAGCATGTAGAAGTTGGTCGGTTGGTCATCGATTGCATGTAACTCTTGGCTTGGGATACCGATGTTACAGACAACCAGCTGGTCACGCAGGATCGGGGCAATTTCTTTCAGAATTTCAGAACGGATCATTGGTCGCCATAGCCTCCCCAGAAGTTGGCATCGGTCAGGATGGCCACGGGTTTGTTGCACATGAAGGTGTATTTCAGGATCATGTCGAGTTCTTCGACATCTGACTGTTTGTGGAAGTGATAGGTAGGTATATTCATCTGCGCCAAAAGCGCCTTAGTGTGCACCGCCATTTCAACTTGGCAGGCCACAGGCTCGCGCAATTCACCGCGATAGCTGATCAGCATCGGAAGTGGCATCCGGTAATACTGGATGAGGGTTGCCAGTGTGTTGATCGTCACACCGATCGCTGTATTTTGCATGATAATTGCCGGGCGCTTACCGCCCATCCAGGCACCCGCACAGAGCCCCATGCCCTCGTCTTCTTTGTTGGACGGAATATGAAAAATTTGGTCATGATTTTCTATCTCATCAATCACCCCTGCCAACTGCTTGCACGGCACAGTTGTCACAAACGAAATGTCATTGGCTACCAGATCATCAGTGATCTTTTTGTCGATATTCATTGAAGCCCTCCCGAACACGATGAGCACAGTATGAGGGAGCTTGGCCAGCTTTCTCAAGAGCGCTTTGGGACCCTCTCGTTTGTTTTTAGTTTGCCTGAAGCGACCCTTATTGCTTTTCGAAAGTACGCCTGACCGCACCAAGCGAAAGACCCAAGCGCTCCACATAGCTGACGCTGCAAAAACGATCATCCTAAACCGGCCACATCTAGTCATCTGAGTCTGCTGCCGAGCACTTGCCGATACCGCATCAGAGCCGATGAAAAAGCGCCAGATGGGTCGCCGTGAGAAAAACAGTGTCGCGGTGAGGAAAGTTTTTGCGGCGAAGCCCGCATAGGAGAGGGGAAACATGGAGGAAGACTTGCGATGACAACAGATGTTTCTGGCGTAATGCGCCCTGTGGCCACGGCCAATGGCTTGCCTAATGATCACTATGTAGACGAGCGCATCTTTCTGGAAGAGCGCGATGCCGTTCTCTACAACAACTGGTCAGGTATTGCGGTCGCGGCTGATGTTCCTGAAAATGGCGATGCGAAGCCGATCGAGTTTCTGGACATGCCGCTGCTTCTCATCAGAGACAAAGACGGAGATGTACGGGTCTTTCAAAACACCTGCCGTCATCGCGGTATGATCCTTGTCTCCGAGCCCAAGAAGATCGAAGGCGCAATCCGATGCCCTTACCATTCTTGGTGCTATTCAACGAAAGGCGATCTTGTGGCAACGCCGCATGTGGGCGGGCCAGGGATGAACACCCACAAGGATATGCCGCGCAGCGAACTTGGACTGTATGAGGTGCCGAGTTACATTTGGCTCGGTGTTGTTTATGTCAACGCTTCAGGCAATGCCGCTCCATTTGAGGAAATTCATGCTGAGCTTCTGGAGCGCTGGAAAGAATTTGACGTGCCGCTCTATCATGGCGGTGAAGACAGCAAGTTTGAGCTGGATGTAAACACCAACTGGAAGCTCGCTGTTGAAAACTATTGTGAGAGCTATCACCTGCCATGGGTTCATCCTGGGCTGAACAGCTATTCTCGCCTCGAAGATCACTACAACATCGAAGAATACGGCCGCTACTCAGGCCAAGGCACTTTGGTGTACCGTCAGTTGACGGGACAAGAAGGCGAAACTTTTCCTGACTTCCCAAACCTCTCAGACAAATGGGACACTGGCGGCGAGTACATTACGGTCTATCCCAATGTTTTGCTTGGCGTGCAACGCGACCATGCCTTTGCGATTATCCTCGAGCCCAAAGCGGTCGATAAAACTGTCGAGCATGTGCACTTGTTTTATGCGGAGCCTAAAGTGGACGAAGCCCTGCGTGCAAAGAACGCAACGCAGTGGAAAACAGTCTTCATTGAGGACATTTTCGTTGTCGAAGGCATGCAGAAGGGCCGTTACGGTCGCGGATTTGACGGCGGACGCTTCTCTCCAGCGATGGACGGACCGACGCATTGCTTCCACGATTGGGTCGCCAATCAGGTCACATCGCATCGTCAACAACTGGCGGCGGAATGAGTGAGCTTCAGACGCGACTTCTGTCTGCGCATGAAAAGGATGACCGTAAAGGCCTGATCGCACTTTACACAGAGGCGGCGGATCAGTCCAATGACATGATAGAGCGGTCCTTCTTTCTCACACATGCATTTGTGTTTGCACTGGAGGCGGGCGATATGCGCGCGCCTCTTTTGCATGACCGTTTGCGCGAGATGGGGCGGATTTAGTTGCCCTGCCTTTGAGGACAAGCTAATGGCAACGCCATGTTAGACAAAGCCGAAGATATTCACCCGCTCTTTAACGGCGCTCCTAAAAGCACCGAGTTTAAAAAGCTGCGAAAACGCATCGTGAGCCAGACTCGCGAGGCAATTGAGCAGTATGGTATGATCGAACCAGGCGGCAAATGGCTTGTCTGCCTGTCTGGCGGGAAGGACAGCTATACGCTGCTCGCAGTATTGCATGAGCTAAAGTGGCGTGGCCTGCTGCCTGT
This genomic window from Lentibacter algarum contains:
- the rpsU gene encoding 30S ribosomal protein S21 is translated as MEVSVRDNNVDQALRALKKKLQREGVFREMRLKEHFEKPSVRKAREKKEAISRQRKLARKKAQREGML
- a CDS encoding IS3 family transposase (programmed frameshift), with translation MTKKPTTSKDAADKVVKNIRRKTRQTYSAEEKIRIVLAGLRGEESISVLCRREGIAESLYYSWSKEFLEAGKRRLSGDTARQATSPEVKELRSESLALKECVADLTLENRLLKKKHDRKWGIRGMRYPASEKLEIIRTVEGSHLPVKQTLDMLCIPRSTFYRWYDLYLDGGLDALADHSPRPKSVWNRIPDVRRDDLIEFALEHEALSTRELAVKYTDEKRYFVSESSAYRILKAADLITAPDYVVIKAADEFTDKTTAINEMWQTDFTYFKIIGWGWYYLSTILDDYSRYIIAWKLCTNMRAEDVTDTIELALAASGCDQATVRHKPRLLSDNGSCYISGDLAEWLEGQRMDHVRGAPLHPQTQGKIERWHQTMKNRVLLENYYLPGDLERQIGAFVEYYNNQRYHESLNNVTPADVYFGRDKAILREREKIKSQTIRQRRLQHQKQAA
- the comE gene encoding sulfopyruvate decarboxylase subunit beta, coding for MIRSEILKEIAPILRDQLVVCNIGIPSQELHAIDDQPTNFYMLGTMGLASSIGLGLALAQPKPVIVIDGDGSILTNMGTLPTIANNIANNYILMIIDNGSYGSTGDQPTYTGKKTSLAKVAEACGCERVIECRDVDTGRVLQEALDSGEMTVMVVKCDSGNAKMPVITMDPVIIRDRFMKAVAAE
- a CDS encoding FAD/NAD(P)-binding oxidoreductase, which codes for MTDTFGTPSRRGFLGLALGAGAFGLAGAGKAAPRQVKTNANILILGAGAAGAALANRLIERLDGATITLVDGRREHWYQPGFSLIAAGLKPASYSVTQTTDWLPSDVTLKQDWAANIDPEARKVALAGGEVLSYDYLIVATGLSLDHDAIEGFSLDMVGQDGIGALYAGPDYAAKTWQAASKFTEDGGVGLFTRPATEMKCAGAPLKHTFLIDDLARKAGSRGKMDVHYMANNNSLFGVPIVSEKVRMLFGDRGITPDYSHVLTGIDAGSKRARFDTPEGSVERDYDYIHIIPPQRAPDVVRQSGLSWADKWVGEGWMEVDKASLRHLRYPEVFALGDVAGVPKGKTAASVKWQVPVVEEHLVAQIAGDTTDAAYNGYTSCPLITQVGRAMLVEFDYNNNLTPSFPGIIAPLEELWISWLMKEVALKATYNAMLRGKA
- a CDS encoding aromatic ring-hydroxylating dioxygenase subunit alpha translates to MTTDVSGVMRPVATANGLPNDHYVDERIFLEERDAVLYNNWSGIAVAADVPENGDAKPIEFLDMPLLLIRDKDGDVRVFQNTCRHRGMILVSEPKKIEGAIRCPYHSWCYSTKGDLVATPHVGGPGMNTHKDMPRSELGLYEVPSYIWLGVVYVNASGNAAPFEEIHAELLERWKEFDVPLYHGGEDSKFELDVNTNWKLAVENYCESYHLPWVHPGLNSYSRLEDHYNIEEYGRYSGQGTLVYRQLTGQEGETFPDFPNLSDKWDTGGEYITVYPNVLLGVQRDHAFAIILEPKAVDKTVEHVHLFYAEPKVDEALRAKNATQWKTVFIEDIFVVEGMQKGRYGRGFDGGRFSPAMDGPTHCFHDWVANQVTSHRQQLAAE
- a CDS encoding LacI family DNA-binding transcriptional regulator, with protein sequence MKRSFEVYMPPSAPPQIPTVQDVAIAAGVSTATVSRCLNEKQKVSLKTRERVMEAVERLGYTPNFNARAMAAKRSHTIGAIIPTMENAIFARGLQAFQETLHQLGYNLLVSSSAYQPKLEAEQIRELVARGAEGLLLIGYERDQAIYDYLDRRSIPTVLAWASSPDKAYPFVGFDNKAAMRGLADKVIEMGHRRIGVISGVIAGNDRAAGRLAGIKESWQSHGFDIENLAIIETPYDIEGGGKAFEKLMAADLKPTVIMCGNDVLATGAISKAREMGLGVPHDVSVTGFDDIELARCVWPPLTTVHVPHRQMGREAANSLIDLIEKRSTNISRELNVSIVMRGSLVGL
- a CDS encoding DUF5368 domain-containing protein; the encoded protein is MQDLTFTTLIAVFEEIFGRGLFWAMVVAALIVTALYLFVLIRDRAVSWKKFLWAQLSMPFGAIAAVLFVQGMTRSGFADIGGPIDVIVLLAVAAGGAVGMAILVYTIESLFWRQGGEG
- the comD gene encoding sulfopyruvate decarboxylase subunit alpha, with translation MNIDKKITDDLVANDISFVTTVPCKQLAGVIDEIENHDQIFHIPSNKEDEGMGLCAGAWMGGKRPAIIMQNTAIGVTINTLATLIQYYRMPLPMLISYRGELREPVACQVEMAVHTKALLAQMNIPTYHFHKQSDVEELDMILKYTFMCNKPVAILTDANFWGGYGDQ